Proteins from a single region of Haloplanus sp. GDY1:
- a CDS encoding SDR family NAD(P)-dependent oxidoreductase, whose protein sequence is MSVSFDFGDRVVLVTGACGALGSAIARAFDDAGATVCGADVLDPEDEDALVDPAVLDYYRGDFTDEDDVERVIEAVVDDHGGLDHLCNVAGTWRGGTPIHETDAETFDFLFDVNLKTMFLASKHALPHLQEAEGTVVSVSARSSLSGGEGDGPYRASKAGVRLLTETVAEENEGVVRANAVMPSVIDTPANREMMPDADHDAWVDPATIARTVLALSSEATAATSGAAVPVYGEA, encoded by the coding sequence ATGTCCGTATCCTTCGACTTCGGTGACCGCGTCGTGCTGGTGACGGGGGCGTGTGGCGCCCTCGGGAGCGCAATCGCGAGGGCCTTCGACGACGCCGGCGCGACGGTCTGTGGCGCGGACGTACTCGACCCCGAGGACGAGGACGCCCTCGTCGACCCCGCGGTTCTCGACTACTACCGGGGGGACTTCACCGACGAGGACGACGTGGAACGGGTGATCGAGGCCGTCGTCGACGACCACGGCGGACTCGACCACCTCTGTAACGTCGCGGGGACCTGGCGCGGCGGGACGCCGATCCACGAGACGGACGCCGAGACGTTCGACTTCCTGTTCGACGTGAACCTGAAGACGATGTTTCTGGCGTCGAAACACGCGCTGCCGCACCTGCAGGAGGCCGAGGGCACCGTCGTCAGCGTCTCGGCCCGCTCCTCGCTCTCGGGCGGCGAGGGCGACGGTCCCTACCGCGCGTCGAAGGCGGGGGTACGCCTCCTCACCGAGACGGTCGCCGAGGAGAACGAGGGGGTGGTGCGGGCGAACGCCGTCATGCCGAGCGTCATCGACACGCCCGCGAACCGCGAGATGATGCCCGACGCCGACCACGACGCGTGGGTCGACCCCGCGACCATCGCGCGGACGGTGCTGGCGCTCTCCTCGGAGGCCACGGCGGCGACGAGCGGCGCGGCGGTGCCCGTCTACGGCGAGGCCTGA
- a CDS encoding NADPH:quinone reductase, whose translation MRAVRYHEHGGPEVLRVDDVDRPEPGAGEVLIEVAAAGINPVDTYFREGAYEPFTLPMVPGVDAAGDVVAVGEGVEGVSVDDAVVATGLSKDHYGACAEYVAVPSDRFALLPAGVDPTAAGGAGVAAVTAWRALIDHAGLEPAETALIHGGSGGVGHAAVQVAAAAGARVVTTAAPAYHDRLESLGADAVLDYARDDLREAVGDASGGGPDVILDHRLDDYLQFDADVAAHDARIVGIGENDPAVGFTNDGVARGKDLTYQFMSMFNTPALSEPLGRIATLLGEGDLEIVVDRTYSLSAVADAHRDVMEDSFLGKLVVTP comes from the coding sequence ATGCGCGCGGTTCGATACCACGAACACGGCGGTCCCGAGGTACTGCGAGTCGACGACGTCGACCGGCCCGAACCGGGGGCGGGGGAGGTCCTGATCGAGGTGGCGGCGGCGGGGATCAACCCCGTCGACACCTACTTCCGCGAGGGAGCGTACGAGCCGTTCACCCTGCCGATGGTTCCCGGCGTCGACGCCGCGGGCGACGTCGTGGCGGTGGGCGAGGGCGTCGAGGGCGTGAGCGTCGACGACGCCGTCGTCGCCACCGGCCTGAGCAAGGACCACTACGGCGCCTGTGCGGAGTACGTCGCGGTCCCGAGCGACCGGTTCGCCCTCCTCCCCGCTGGCGTCGACCCGACGGCCGCGGGGGGCGCGGGCGTCGCCGCGGTGACGGCGTGGCGCGCGCTGATCGATCACGCGGGCCTCGAACCCGCCGAGACGGCGCTGATCCACGGCGGTAGCGGGGGCGTCGGCCACGCGGCCGTCCAGGTGGCCGCCGCGGCCGGCGCGCGGGTCGTCACCACCGCGGCGCCCGCGTACCACGACCGCCTCGAATCGCTCGGCGCCGACGCCGTCCTCGATTACGCGCGGGACGACCTGCGCGAGGCCGTCGGGGACGCGAGCGGCGGCGGGCCGGACGTGATCCTCGACCACCGCCTCGACGACTACCTGCAGTTCGACGCCGACGTGGCCGCCCACGACGCTCGGATCGTCGGCATCGGCGAGAACGACCCCGCGGTCGGCTTCACGAACGACGGCGTCGCCCGCGGGAAGGACCTCACCTACCAGTTCATGAGCATGTTCAACACGCCGGCCCTGAGCGAGCCGCTCGGTCGGATCGCGACCCTGCTCGGGGAGGGCGACCTCGAGATCGTCGTCGACCGCACCTACTCGCTGTCGGCGGTGGCCGACGCCCACCGCGACGTGATGGAAGACAGCTTCCTCGGCAAGCTGGTCGTGACGCCCTGA